The proteins below come from a single Leptotrichia sp. oral taxon 223 genomic window:
- a CDS encoding GTP-binding protein: MNLIIFSGPPSSGKTSVILKTVEALKSQGMSVGVVKFDCLYTDDDKLYAKAGIPVKKGISGALCPDHFFVSNIEEVVQWGNSLELSILITESAGLCNRCSPYIKDIKGVCVIDNLSGINTPKKIGPLLKAADIVIITKGDIVSQAEREVFASRVNSVNPKAVTMHVNGLTGQGAYELSTLLYEKELEIDSVQGMELRFPMPSALCSYCLGEKRIGEKYQMGNVRKMNLQQ; the protein is encoded by the coding sequence ATGAATTTAATAATATTTTCAGGCCCACCATCATCAGGAAAAACAAGCGTTATTCTAAAAACAGTAGAAGCCTTAAAATCACAAGGAATGTCAGTTGGAGTAGTAAAATTTGACTGTCTTTACACAGATGATGACAAATTGTACGCAAAAGCAGGAATCCCAGTAAAAAAAGGAATTTCAGGAGCTTTATGCCCAGACCATTTCTTCGTATCAAATATCGAGGAAGTCGTGCAATGGGGAAACAGCCTCGAGCTTTCAATTTTAATTACAGAATCGGCAGGACTTTGCAACAGATGTTCGCCATATATCAAGGACATTAAGGGAGTCTGTGTAATCGACAATTTATCAGGAATTAATACGCCTAAAAAGATTGGGCCATTATTAAAAGCCGCTGATATTGTGATTATTACAAAAGGAGATATTGTTTCACAAGCTGAACGTGAAGTTTTTGCCTCACGTGTGAACTCTGTAAATCCAAAAGCTGTAACAATGCACGTTAACGGGCTTACTGGACAGGGAGCGTACGAATTAAGTACACTTCTTTATGAGAAAGAACTGGAAATAGACAGCGTTCAAGGAATGGAACTTAGATTTCCAATGCCATCAGCCCTTTGTTCTTACTGCTTAGGAGAAAAGAGAATTGGTGAAAAATACCAAATGGGTAATGTTCGAAAAAT
- a CDS encoding ABC transporter substrate-binding protein → MFSLDDTLYEIINKYPEALDFFIANGFEQLKNKQMLEVMGKNIKLRMALMSKKINQKLFVEKLETFLKKDADIDVSLDESKADENSDLIIEGVLPCPIRIPLLEGIKDWVNEQNEKNDYTISYTLKSANLGLDWVVEKVKTGNPDKVSDILLSAGFELFFDKNLMGQYMENGIFETHLENMNKDFCNETIDLRDPKKRYAIMGVVPAIFLVNKTSLGDRKVPETWADLLNEEFEDSVALPMADLDLFNALLANLYKDFGMDGIHKLARSYKKSLHPAQMVKARTRTPEAPAVSIIPYFFSQMIDRTGDLEAVWPKDGALLSPIFMITKKSKADKIKPFMDLFMSNEIGTIFSANGKFPSTNPNVDNHLEEHQNFKWIGWDYIYSHDIGKIIRECEEEFNNDVQKSLAQ, encoded by the coding sequence ATGTTTAGTTTAGACGATACACTTTATGAAATTATAAATAAATATCCTGAAGCTTTGGATTTTTTTATTGCAAATGGATTTGAACAATTGAAAAATAAACAGATGCTTGAGGTTATGGGGAAAAATATTAAGTTAAGAATGGCACTTATGTCAAAAAAAATTAATCAGAAACTGTTTGTTGAAAAGCTGGAAACATTTTTAAAAAAAGATGCAGATATTGATGTTTCACTGGATGAAAGCAAAGCTGATGAAAATAGTGACTTGATAATTGAAGGAGTTCTGCCTTGCCCTATCAGAATACCACTTTTAGAAGGTATAAAAGACTGGGTAAATGAGCAAAATGAAAAAAATGATTATACTATTTCGTATACTCTGAAATCAGCAAATTTAGGACTCGACTGGGTTGTAGAAAAAGTTAAGACAGGTAATCCTGATAAAGTTTCGGATATATTGCTTTCGGCTGGATTTGAGCTGTTTTTTGATAAGAATTTGATGGGACAATATATGGAAAATGGTATTTTTGAAACACACCTTGAAAATATGAATAAAGATTTCTGCAACGAAACTATTGACTTGCGGGATCCTAAAAAGCGTTACGCAATAATGGGAGTCGTGCCAGCAATATTTTTAGTAAACAAAACTTCTTTAGGTGACAGAAAAGTACCAGAAACTTGGGCAGACTTGTTAAATGAAGAATTTGAAGACTCAGTTGCATTGCCAATGGCTGATTTGGACTTGTTTAATGCCCTTCTTGCAAATCTTTACAAAGATTTCGGAATGGATGGGATACATAAACTGGCACGTTCATACAAAAAGAGCCTGCATCCAGCTCAAATGGTAAAAGCCAGAACTCGAACACCAGAAGCCCCTGCTGTCAGCATTATTCCATACTTCTTTTCGCAGATGATTGACAGAACAGGAGATTTGGAGGCTGTATGGCCAAAAGATGGAGCTTTACTAAGCCCAATATTTATGATTACAAAAAAATCTAAGGCAGATAAAATCAAGCCATTTATGGACTTATTTATGTCAAATGAAATTGGAACAATTTTTTCTGCAAATGGAAAATTCCCGTCAACAAATCCAAATGTGGATAACCATTTAGAAGAACATCAGAATTTTAAATGGATTGGCTGGGATTATATCTATAGCCATGATATTGGGAAAATTATTCGTGAATGTGAAGAAGAATTTAATAATGATGTACAAAAAAGCCTTGCACAATAA
- a CDS encoding TraX family protein, producing MSLFVLKIIGLITMFLDHYQFIIGGSEILRVIGRIAFPIFAFTLSEGYVHTRNLKNYFLRIFGFAVGIQVLFTLFGYGYAVNVFFTLSLGLVAIYILNLRKNWVKEPFMKIIKAILTAAVLYLAQKFQMDYGAYGILLIMIFNIFRNDKFKILMNFLILNVLDIIFPNVFQVPDMQMFSLISLIFIFMYNGKKGRSMKYFFYLFYPVHFFILGIIKFFFRKEMITLNVEGYV from the coding sequence TTGAGCTTATTTGTTTTAAAAATAATTGGGTTAATCACAATGTTTTTGGATCATTATCAGTTTATAATTGGTGGAAGTGAGATATTGAGGGTTATTGGAAGGATTGCCTTTCCAATATTTGCATTTACGCTTAGTGAAGGGTATGTTCATACACGGAATTTGAAAAATTACTTTCTTAGGATATTTGGTTTTGCGGTGGGCATTCAAGTGCTTTTTACGCTATTTGGGTACGGCTATGCTGTCAATGTATTTTTTACATTGTCTCTTGGGCTTGTTGCGATTTATATTTTGAATTTGAGAAAAAATTGGGTAAAAGAGCCTTTCATGAAGATTATAAAGGCCATTTTAACTGCAGCTGTATTATATTTGGCTCAAAAGTTTCAAATGGACTACGGCGCTTATGGGATTTTATTAATAATGATTTTTAATATTTTTAGAAATGATAAATTTAAAATATTAATGAATTTTCTTATATTAAATGTTTTGGATATAATTTTTCCAAATGTTTTTCAAGTTCCTGATATGCAGATGTTTTCACTAATTTCATTGATTTTTATTTTTATGTATAATGGAAAAAAGGGAAGAAGTATGAAATACTTTTTTTATTTGTTTTATCCAGTACATTTTTTTATTTTAGGAATAATAAAATTTTTTTTTAGAAAAGAAATGATAACTTTAAATGTGGAAGGATACGTTTGA
- the nth gene encoding endonuclease III yields the protein MTKKERLKKVFPILEKKFGVPRAALEFETPYQLMVAVILSAQCTDARVNIVTKELFKVVKEPKDIRKMDLATLEKYIKSTGFYKNKAKNIKLNAEMMLEKYGDVIPKELEKLVELPGVGRKTANVVLGELWNIREGIVVDTHVKRLSNRIGFVKNDNPEIIERELMKLIPKKHWFVYSHYMILHGRDKCIARRPKCDICEIRDYCKYNLDNLKKRE from the coding sequence ATGACAAAAAAGGAAAGGTTGAAAAAAGTATTTCCAATATTAGAAAAAAAATTTGGGGTTCCAAGAGCCGCACTGGAGTTTGAAACGCCTTATCAGCTGATGGTTGCGGTGATTCTGTCGGCTCAGTGCACTGATGCACGTGTAAACATTGTTACAAAGGAGCTGTTTAAAGTTGTGAAAGAGCCGAAGGACATTAGGAAAATGGATTTGGCAACGCTGGAAAAGTACATAAAATCAACAGGTTTTTATAAAAATAAAGCCAAAAATATAAAATTGAATGCTGAAATGATGCTTGAAAAATATGGCGATGTGATTCCGAAAGAGCTTGAAAAACTGGTAGAACTGCCAGGAGTAGGGCGAAAAACGGCAAATGTGGTTCTAGGCGAGCTTTGGAACATTCGTGAAGGAATAGTTGTTGATACGCATGTCAAAAGATTATCAAACAGGATAGGTTTTGTAAAAAATGACAATCCTGAAATTATCGAGCGGGAATTAATGAAACTGATTCCAAAAAAGCATTGGTTTGTATATTCGCATTACATGATTTTGCATGGGCGGGATAAGTGTATTGCTAGAAGGCCTAAATGCGATATATGTGAAATTCGGGATTATTGTAAATATAATCTTGATAATTTAAAAAAAAGGGAATGA
- a CDS encoding D-alanyl-D-alanine carboxypeptidase family protein, which yields MYKKVKRVLVLGVLALFAALVYAEGEQETGAAPKESHVTVREEKSKSSASKENSGYDEIEQATRRGHEKHSRHGKKRKHSQFEENGENAGNQADLKNPKGKDDSKNKTAKKDNKATPKKKLVQAVEHEHEGVSHYYGEVIKFIATTDGKVLKDKMSRQKHPIASLTKVMNILVALDQVDRGNARLDDKVCFTPEIVNMGGSWLNAKAGDCYTLKDLLRAEIIYSANNAAYLVAHHISKGNMDNFVKLMNDKARELGMNDTHYYTPAGLPTSMTHKNMDISTAYDMYLLGRRAIRDERLRAWMKESELVLQNSEGEDVVYNNRNHLLDKFGIYGLKTGFHAEAGYNMIVSSKIGNLEIISVTLGNKSDDARTEDQKQEFTKLEERMIPVYKEGQEIGNTFKVRNAEKKEIKGVLSSNVYQLDNTNYKFKIKDLQVTAEKEGIAKGDVIGKLEVLSNDDKVVGTVDIVAQNDYKQLSLFGKILRFITFGLV from the coding sequence ATGTATAAGAAAGTAAAAAGAGTTTTGGTTTTGGGAGTGCTGGCATTATTTGCAGCTTTAGTTTATGCGGAAGGGGAGCAGGAAACAGGTGCCGCACCGAAGGAAAGTCATGTTACCGTCAGGGAAGAAAAGTCTAAAAGTTCGGCTTCAAAAGAAAATAGCGGGTATGATGAGATTGAGCAGGCGACAAGAAGGGGACATGAAAAGCATTCTAGACATGGTAAAAAAAGAAAACATTCACAGTTTGAGGAAAATGGTGAAAATGCTGGGAATCAGGCAGATTTAAAAAATCCTAAGGGAAAAGACGACAGTAAAAACAAGACGGCAAAAAAAGATAATAAAGCAACGCCAAAGAAAAAGCTTGTACAGGCAGTGGAGCATGAACATGAAGGAGTTTCCCATTATTATGGCGAAGTTATAAAGTTTATTGCAACTACAGACGGAAAAGTTTTAAAGGATAAAATGTCAAGACAGAAACATCCGATTGCCTCACTTACAAAAGTTATGAACATTCTTGTGGCACTCGATCAAGTTGACAGAGGAAATGCAAGGCTGGATGACAAAGTGTGTTTTACGCCTGAAATAGTAAATATGGGCGGAAGTTGGCTAAACGCCAAGGCGGGAGATTGCTACACATTAAAAGACTTGCTTCGTGCAGAGATTATTTATTCGGCAAACAATGCGGCGTACCTGGTGGCACATCATATTTCAAAAGGGAATATGGATAACTTTGTAAAATTGATGAACGACAAGGCAAGAGAACTTGGAATGAATGATACGCATTATTATACTCCAGCGGGACTTCCAACTTCGATGACCCATAAGAACATGGATATTTCAACAGCTTATGATATGTATCTGCTTGGAAGAAGAGCCATAAGGGATGAAAGATTGAGGGCATGGATGAAAGAATCTGAACTTGTATTGCAAAATTCAGAAGGTGAAGATGTGGTTTATAACAACAGAAACCATTTGCTTGATAAATTTGGAATTTATGGATTGAAGACAGGATTTCACGCAGAGGCTGGGTACAATATGATTGTTTCAAGTAAAATTGGGAATCTGGAAATTATTTCCGTTACACTTGGAAATAAAAGCGATGATGCAAGAACTGAAGATCAAAAACAGGAATTTACCAAGCTGGAAGAACGAATGATACCAGTTTATAAAGAAGGGCAGGAAATCGGAAATACATTTAAAGTCAGAAATGCAGAGAAAAAAGAAATAAAAGGCGTTTTATCAAGCAATGTATATCAACTGGACAATACAAATTATAAATTTAAGATAAAAGATTTACAAGTTACCGCTGAAAAAGAAGGAATTGCCAAAGGTGATGTGATTGGCAAGCTGGAAGTGCTGTCAAATGATGACAAAGTCGTAGGAACAGTTGATATTGTAGCGCAAAATGATTACAAGCAGTTATCGCTGTTTGGAAAAATTTTGAGATTTATAACTTTTGGACTGGTATAG
- the kdsB gene encoding 3-deoxy-manno-octulosonate cytidylyltransferase, whose amino-acid sequence MKILGVIPARYASSRFEGKPLKDICGHAMIEWVYKRARNADIDEIVVATDNKRIFEVVKKFGGNVVMTAENHQNGTSRIIEVINKDEYKNYDFIINIQGDEPLIDIESINILANNYRNEKSEIVTLKQEMKSRKEIENPNHVKVVTDFNDNAIYFSRSVIPYERDKNSSGNIKYFKHVGIYGYTAKFLNELKSLREGVLEKIESLEQLRFIENGYKIKVLETDSNVIGVDTQEDLREVVKFITENGITLNK is encoded by the coding sequence ATGAAAATATTGGGTGTTATACCGGCAAGATATGCGTCCAGCAGGTTTGAGGGAAAGCCGCTTAAGGATATTTGCGGACATGCTATGATCGAGTGGGTTTATAAAAGGGCAAGAAATGCTGATATTGATGAGATTGTCGTGGCTACTGATAACAAGAGAATTTTTGAGGTGGTAAAAAAGTTTGGCGGGAATGTGGTTATGACGGCTGAAAATCATCAGAATGGAACTTCCAGGATAATAGAAGTTATAAATAAAGATGAGTATAAAAACTATGATTTTATAATAAATATTCAGGGAGATGAGCCGCTAATTGACATTGAGTCAATCAATATTCTGGCAAATAATTACAGAAATGAAAAATCAGAAATCGTTACATTGAAGCAGGAAATGAAATCCCGAAAGGAAATTGAAAATCCAAATCATGTAAAAGTTGTTACAGACTTTAATGACAATGCCATTTATTTTAGCCGTTCGGTAATTCCGTATGAGCGTGATAAAAATAGCAGTGGAAATATCAAGTATTTTAAACATGTTGGAATTTATGGCTATACAGCGAAGTTTTTAAATGAACTGAAAAGTTTAAGGGAAGGCGTTTTGGAAAAGATAGAGTCGCTTGAGCAGCTTAGATTTATTGAAAATGGCTATAAAATAAAGGTTTTGGAAACTGATTCAAATGTGATAGGTGTGGATACACAAGAGGATTTGAGGGAAGTTGTTAAATTTATAACAGAAAATGGAATAACATTGAATAAATAA